The window TAAAAAAGCGGGCAACTTTAAAATTCAGCGCCCGCGATATTTTTTATACCAATGCCATGGAAGGGCTTACGCAATTCCCCAATGCCACCGAGTATTTTAAACTGACGCGTGATACCCGCGTATTCACACTGGCGTTTACCTATCGCTTTGGCAAATCATACAAAGTGGCCAACCGGTCAGATGGTAGTGCCGGGGATGAGAAAGACCGGGTTGGGAATGGCTGATAACCGGAGCTAAAAGCAGAAGGCATAAAGCTGAAGGCTAATCGGCAATCGGAAAAGCTAAAGTATAATGATTGGGCAGGTATTATTTTTTCGCCTTTGCTTCGCGTTTTTTTGGCGATATCATTTTGGTGATGGTTTTGCCATGAACGATATCTTTAGGATTTTTGACTTTGGCCAATGAATTTTCCCAGGCCTGCTCAATTAAAGCTGTCATATAATCTTTGGGGAAATCATCAAGGTTGTTTACAAGCACATACCGGTATTGACTGCCGTTACCCAACAAAAGGTTTTGTGGGTCGGCAATTTCTGATCCCCAATAAAAACCGAAATGTACGTTTTGATTGCCACCGCGATAGGCCGCTACCGAACAAAAAGTTTGCCCCAACTTTTCTGTAGGCGACCAGCCGAAGGCCAACGCATTGTAGTTGTCATAAATAAGTTCATTAGCCTGCGGGTACAAATCCCACACAAATTCGCGTAGCCAGATTGCTTTTTCACGCACCCCGGGCGAAAACTCGTACAGAAACCTGAGTAAATCGGTTACTTCTTCTTTGGGCATGGCTTGCTGGTTTGGTATGTTAAATATATTAACATAAAACTCGCAAAGCAACAGGGTGGCGTAAATCAAGTTGTCACTAAATGAATATTGCTGAAAGTAAATTGGGCTAAAGCCCTATTTCTGTTGAATCTTTGTCCGTTGGCTGAAGCCAAACGGCAATAAATGTTTTAGTTCATTGCCGTCCCTTTTAAGGGGCGGATAAGCATAAATTGAAAGTTAAGGGCTTTAGCCCAAATAGTCTGTTAGTTACAATTTGATTTGCATCCCAGCCGGCACAGGACAACGAAACAAAAAAACTATAAAGAAGAGCAAAATCAACCTGCGATTGGCATAAGCGTGACAGGCGAAGTAACGCAGGTTTACGGCATCTTCTTTACAGTTGTTATACAATAAGCAACAACCAATGGCAAGGGCAACTGGCAACAAGTGACGTGCCTGCTCTACCACTGAGCTACAATAGCGGGCTTTTGAAGGCTGACGCTAAAGGCCGGGCTCGAACCGGCGACCTGGGATTTTTGAGATCGAAGTAACACTTGTTTAACGACACCTTAACCACCGGTTATTGCTATCTACATTTTTATTAAACCTCATTGATGACCGGGACACTAAAAAGGGCAACAGGCAATAAGTATTTCTGCATCATGCTCTAACCAAACTGAGCTACTGCGGTTACCCACAGGCTGGACTTGAACCAGCGACCCTGACGTCCCAAATCGAAGTATTACTTATCTACGACACCTTTTATTAGTCCCGAGTTTGCCCCCTAACCCCCTAAAGGGGGAACGCAATTTCACAACTCCCCCTTTAGGGGGCTGGGAGCTAAAGAAGGGTAAC is drawn from Mucilaginibacter ginsenosidivorax and contains these coding sequences:
- a CDS encoding DUF1801 domain-containing protein; translation: MPKEEVTDLLRFLYEFSPGVREKAIWLREFVWDLYPQANELIYDNYNALAFGWSPTEKLGQTFCSVAAYRGGNQNVHFGFYWGSEIADPQNLLLGNGSQYRYVLVNNLDDFPKDYMTALIEQAWENSLAKVKNPKDIVHGKTITKMISPKKREAKAKK